The Leclercia adecarboxylata region TTTCTGGATGGCGGTGATGGTCAGTGCGGGGATTGTCGGGCAGTGGCCGGTTGGGCGTCTTGCCGACCGTTTCGGGCGTCTGCTGGTGCTGCGCGTACAGGTCTTCGTGGTGATCATGGGCTGTCTTGCCATGCTCAGTAATGCCGCTATGGCTCCCGCTCTGTTTATTCTGGGGGCGGCTGGCTTCACGCTCTATCCGGTTGCGATGGCCTGGGCCTGTGAGAAAGTGGAGCATCATCAGCTGGTGGCCATGAACCAGGCGCTGCTGCTGAGCTATACCATAGGTAGCTTACTGGGGCCGACCTTTACCGCCATGCTGATGCAGAACTATTCCGACAATCTGCTGTTTATCATGATCGCCAGCGTGTCGTTTATTTACCTCTTAATGTTGCTGCGTAAAGTGGGTGAACATCCAACCCCAGTGGCACATGCCTGAATAAATAAAAGCCTGTCGATGACAGGCTTTTTTGTCTTTGTCACATCTAAGAGTTTTACGCATTGTTTGTTTATCGCGCCAGGCGATAATTCAGATGCGTTCTACCACTAAAAGGCAGCGATCATGTCTACTCGTCGTTTTACCACTACCGCGCTCGCCGTAGTGTTATCTTTATCATTTGCAACTGCACCTGTTATGGCTAATCCAGGCAACGGGAATGGAAATGGCCACGGCAATGGCGGTGGGCAAGGTAATAGTGGCAATCATGGTAACGGAAACTCGGGTAAAGGGAATTCCGATAATCATGGGAATAAACAGAATAACGGCAACCAGAATCCGGGCAAATCCAGTAAGAGCGTCAGTGACGATGTGAATGCGCGCGTCAGTTACGATCACGCTCGCCATCTGGCACTGAACTATGGCTTAACGGGCTATGATTCACTGCCTCCGGGTATTGCGAAAAACCTCGCACTCGGTAAGCCGCTGCCTCCGGGTATTGCGAAAAAGACCGTGCCAGCGTCAATGTTGGGTCAATTGCCTTCTTATCCGGGCTATGAATGGCGGGTAGTTGGAAAGGATCTGGTATTAATAGCGCTGAGTACTGCGATTGTGACGACCATTATTAATGGTGTCTTTGACTAATAAAAAAAACGCCCGGTTATACCGGGCGTTTTTTTAATACATCACCTTGTGACCGTACTGCTCAAGAATGCCTTTTACACGTTCCATGGTCTCTTTCTTCGGCGGCTTCACGCCATCAAGCTTGTATTCTTCGCCCATCGCTACCCATTTATGTTTGCCCAGCTCGTGATAAGGCAGTAATTCAATTTTCTCGACGTTACCCATATCACGCGTGAACTCACCCAGGCGGTGGGCCGAGTCGTCATCATCTGACCAGCCCGGCACCACGACATAACGAATCCAGGTTTTGATGCCTTTGGCAGAAATGTATTTCGCGAACTCTAACGTGCGGTGGTTAGAGACGCCCACCAGGTTCTGGTGGATCTCGTCATTCATCTGCTTGAGATCGAGCATAACCAGATCGGTTACTTCCAGCAGTTCGTCGATTACCGGATCGTAGCGGCGAACAAAGCCGTTGGTATCCAGACAGGTGTGAATGCTCTCTTTATGGCAGGCACGGAACCAGTCACGCACAAACTCAGCCTGCAGGATGGCTTCTCCACCGGATGCGGTCACGCCGCCGCCGGAAGCATTCATGAAGTGGCGATAGGTCACCACCTCTTTCATTAACTCTTCAACGGTGACTTCTTTGCCGCCGTGGGTATCCCATGTATCACGGTTATGGCAATACATGCAGCGCATCAGACAGCCCTGGAAAAAGGTGATAAAGCGGATGCCCGGGCCATCGACGGTGCCACAGGACTCAAAGGAGTGAATGCGACCAATAGTTGACATTGCGGTGA contains the following coding sequences:
- the pflA gene encoding pyruvate formate lyase 1-activating protein, whose amino-acid sequence is MSTIGRIHSFESCGTVDGPGIRFITFFQGCLMRCMYCHNRDTWDTHGGKEVTVEELMKEVVTYRHFMNASGGGVTASGGEAILQAEFVRDWFRACHKESIHTCLDTNGFVRRYDPVIDELLEVTDLVMLDLKQMNDEIHQNLVGVSNHRTLEFAKYISAKGIKTWIRYVVVPGWSDDDDSAHRLGEFTRDMGNVEKIELLPYHELGKHKWVAMGEEYKLDGVKPPKKETMERVKGILEQYGHKVMY
- a CDS encoding anti-virulence regulator CigR family protein, with product MSTRRFTTTALAVVLSLSFATAPVMANPGNGNGNGHGNGGGQGNSGNHGNGNSGKGNSDNHGNKQNNGNQNPGKSSKSVSDDVNARVSYDHARHLALNYGLTGYDSLPPGIAKNLALGKPLPPGIAKKTVPASMLGQLPSYPGYEWRVVGKDLVLIALSTAIVTTIINGVFD